One window of Vitis riparia cultivar Riparia Gloire de Montpellier isolate 1030 chromosome 5, EGFV_Vit.rip_1.0, whole genome shotgun sequence genomic DNA carries:
- the LOC117914073 gene encoding pyruvate kinase isozyme A, chloroplastic, with protein sequence MSQSLHFVVSSSRSPNLSLPNHSYLKLSPPPSNLRYPVTFVRRPISASSSDLDSNSPSKVLVSDNGKGGVLPATSPEYVPPPSDSSSIDVDAVTEADLKENGFRSTRRTKLVCTIGPATCGFEQLEALAVGGMNVARINMCHGTREWHRRVIERVRRLNEEKGFAVAIMMDTEGSEIHMGELGGAPSAKAEDGEIWTFSVRAFDSPRPERTINVNYDGFAEDVKVGDELLVDGGMVRFDVIEKIGPDVKCRCTDPGLLLPRANLTFWRDGSLVRERNAMLPTISSKDWLDIDFGIAEGVDFIAISFVKSAEVIKHLKSYIAARSRDSDIAVIAKIESIDSLKNLEEIIQASDGAMVARGDLGAQIPLEQVPSAQQRIVQQCRHLNKPVIVASQLLESMIEYPTPTRAEVADVSEAVRQRADALMLSGESAMGLFPDKALAVLRSVSVRIEKWWREEKRHEAMELPDIASSFSDSISEQICNSAAKMANNLAVDALFVYTKTGHMASLLSRCRPDCPIFAFTSAISVRRRLNLQWGLIPFRLSFSDDMESNLNRTFSLLKARGMIKSGDLVIAVSDMLQSIQVMNVP encoded by the exons CTAATCTGCGGTATCCGGTTACGTTCGTCAGGAGGCCTATCTCGGCCTCGTCTTCAGATCTCGATTCGAATTCTCCCTCCAAAGTGCTGGTCTCCGATAACGGTAAGGGAGGGGTTCTTCCGGCGACATCCCCGGAGTATGTTCCGCCGCCATCCGATTCGAGCTCGATCGATGTGGATGCGGTGACGGAAGCCGACCTGAAGGAGAACGGATTCAGAAGCACGAGGAGGACGAAGCTTGTGTGCACGATTGGCCCAGCCACGTGTGGGTTCGAGCAGCTGGAGGCGCTCGCAGTTGGTGGAATGAATGTGGCGCGTATCAACATGTGCCATGGTACACGTGAGTGGCATCGCCGCGTTATTGAGCGTGTGAGGAGATTGAATGAGGAGAAGGGCTTTGCTGTTGCGATCATGATGGACACTGAGGGGAGTGAGATTCACATGGGGGAACTTGGTGGTGCTCCGTCAGCCAAAGCTGAG GATGGTGAGATATGGACTTTTAGTGTCCGAGCTTTTGATTCACCTCGCCCAGAACGCACCATCAACGTCAACTATGATGGTTTCGCCGAAG ATGTGAAAGTTGGTGATGAACTCCTTGTGGATGGTGGAATGGTGAGGTTTGATGTGATTGAGAAGATTGGTCCAGATGTCAAGTGTCGATGTACTGATCCTGGACTGCTGCTACCAAGGGCTAATTTAACTTTCTGGCGGGATGGGAGTTTGGTGCGAGAACGTAATGCCATGCTCCCCACAATTTCTTCTAAG gaTTGGCTGGACATAGATTTTGGGATTGCAGAGGGTGTTGATTTTATTGCAATATCATTTGTCAAGTCTGCTGAAGTGATTAAGCATCTCAAAAGCTATATTGCTGCAAGATCTCGTGATAG TGACATTGCTGTTATTGCAAAAATAGAGAGCATTGACTCATTAAAGAACTTGGAAGAGATCATTCAAGCGTCAGATGGAGCTATGGTAGCAAGAGGAGATCTGGGTGCTCAGATCCCATTGGAGCAGGTCCCATCTGCTCAGCAAAGGATTGTTCAGCAGTGCAGGCATCTAAATAAACCTGTCATTGTTGCCTCACAGCTACTTGAATCCATGATTGAATATCCTACACCAACCAGAGCTGAAGTAGCTGATGTTTCTGAGGCAGTTAGGCAGCGGGCAGATGCTCTAATGCTCTCTGGTGAGTCAGCCATGGGCTTGTTCCCAGACAAGGCGTTGGCCGTCCTGAGGAGTGTCAGTGTGAGAATTGAGAAGTGGTGGAGAGAAGAGAAACGTCATGAAGCTATGGAACTTCCAGATATAGCATCTTCATTCTCAGATAGTATATCAGAACAGATTTGCAATTCAGCTGCCAAGATGG CGAACAATTTAGCGGTGGACGCGCTTTTTGTTTACACAAAGACCGGGCATATGGCATCTCTCCTGTCACGTTGCCGACCTGACTGCCCAATCTTTGCATTTACAAGCGCGATATCTGTGCGGAGGCGTCTCAATCTGCAGTGGGGCCTTATACCCTTCCGCCTTAGTTTCTCTGATGATATGGAAAGCAACCTCAACAGAACTTTCTCCTTGCTTAAGGCCCGGGGGATGATCAAATCAGGTGACCTTGTCATTGCTGTGTCTGACATGTTGCAGTCCATTCAAGTCATGAATGTTCCCTAA